One genomic segment of Calditrichota bacterium includes these proteins:
- a CDS encoding rubrerythrin, whose protein sequence is MPKNYLKLAVALTAILMVLTSSTNTARCEDGKAGTTLENLQAAFNGESNAHTKYLLFATKADEEGYGKVASLFRAAAHAEEIHANNHAEAIKKLGATPTADIVAPEVKTTKENLEAAIAGESYERDTMYPAFIAVARTDNNKDALKSFNYAKTAEAEHAKLYSEALADLENWKGDNIDFYVCAICGNTVKSVGFEKCPVCFNGADKYEKVS, encoded by the coding sequence ATGCCTAAGAACTACTTGAAACTAGCGGTTGCACTCACCGCGATTCTCATGGTGCTGACTTCCAGCACAAACACCGCACGTTGTGAAGATGGCAAAGCGGGCACGACACTCGAAAATCTGCAGGCCGCGTTCAACGGTGAAAGCAATGCACATACAAAATACTTGCTCTTTGCCACCAAAGCGGACGAAGAAGGGTACGGCAAAGTAGCAAGTCTTTTCCGTGCTGCTGCACACGCTGAAGAAATTCACGCGAACAACCACGCCGAAGCGATCAAGAAACTCGGGGCAACACCAACCGCTGACATCGTGGCGCCGGAAGTAAAGACGACTAAAGAGAATCTTGAGGCAGCGATTGCCGGAGAGTCCTACGAACGCGACACGATGTATCCGGCATTCATCGCCGTCGCCCGAACTGACAACAACAAAGACGCGCTAAAATCATTTAACTACGCGAAAACGGCCGAAGCGGAACACGCAAAACTCTATTCCGAAGCTCTGGCTGATCTGGAAAATTGGAAAGGCGATAATATTGATTTCTATGTCTGCGCGATTTGCGGCAATACCGTGAAGTCCGTAGGATTTGAGAAGTGCCCTGTCTGTTTTAATGGTGCGGACAAGTATGAAAAGGTGAGCTGA
- a CDS encoding IPT/TIG domain-containing protein: MKMSCRVLAMSLLIFVGYSLAAPSRPLPERTTPPAVALGASRDSRTTLPWSENFESGAPGWTFDGFFNVIPDPQTITVMHPTINPNLVTLPDAGTLPAAHGGIHSLWYGEQSTGTFVGSDFDQNQPPLSGGTSTVPNTGWAITPDLDLTTLSDANLTFWTVWEVEGVDVPWYDVMYIEASTDGGANWNPVGSGQLNPLDDVNANPNVGYSSGGVGLPPVWVHQSFSLAPFCGNVCWIRFRFDTVDQLYNGFRGWFIDDILVEGAGSNLGPVITDVSPGAGQIGDLIFVYGENFVSGAEISCGGIVATSAVLSSSSAHFIVPDLPDGVYDVMLTNPDGQFDVCSECFEITEVGGPTISFLAPDWAYPGIPTPVTIEGQNFDPGATVTIGGLIPTDLVIETAERITCVTPGTLGIGFHAVRVTNPDGQYDQCTGCFQVKIPASPTDLVVHASANDIVLNWQPSPEAGAEYRIYRDSSPDGLFTNMVGDVNATTFTDHNVLNEAAQSYFYIVRAYIP; the protein is encoded by the coding sequence ATGAAAATGTCTTGTCGAGTGTTGGCAATGAGTTTGTTGATCTTTGTGGGTTACAGTCTCGCCGCACCCAGTCGCCCACTTCCAGAGCGCACAACACCGCCCGCGGTCGCCCTCGGCGCGAGCCGGGACAGCAGAACGACGCTCCCGTGGAGTGAGAACTTTGAATCCGGCGCCCCGGGGTGGACCTTCGACGGATTTTTCAACGTAATTCCGGATCCGCAGACCATCACGGTTATGCACCCCACGATTAATCCTAATTTAGTGACGCTGCCCGACGCCGGAACGCTTCCAGCGGCGCACGGTGGAATTCACTCTTTGTGGTACGGAGAGCAATCAACCGGTACCTTTGTCGGATCGGACTTCGACCAGAATCAACCGCCGCTTTCCGGCGGTACGTCAACAGTGCCCAATACCGGTTGGGCGATTACACCCGATCTTGATTTGACCACTTTGTCCGACGCCAATCTAACTTTCTGGACGGTGTGGGAAGTTGAAGGTGTGGACGTTCCATGGTACGACGTCATGTATATTGAAGCTTCAACGGACGGTGGAGCAAATTGGAATCCAGTCGGAAGCGGTCAGCTTAATCCCTTGGACGATGTCAATGCAAATCCAAACGTCGGGTACAGTTCGGGCGGTGTAGGTCTTCCTCCGGTATGGGTGCATCAGAGTTTTTCACTGGCGCCCTTTTGCGGCAACGTCTGCTGGATACGGTTCAGGTTCGACACGGTTGATCAACTTTATAATGGTTTCCGTGGGTGGTTCATTGATGATATTCTCGTAGAAGGAGCCGGCTCAAATTTAGGTCCGGTCATTACCGACGTCTCCCCCGGTGCAGGTCAAATTGGAGATCTCATTTTCGTATACGGAGAAAATTTCGTGAGTGGCGCGGAAATCTCGTGCGGCGGTATTGTGGCGACTTCTGCTGTGCTGTCAAGTTCGTCTGCCCATTTTATAGTACCCGATCTTCCTGACGGCGTTTACGATGTTATGTTGACCAACCCGGACGGGCAATTTGACGTTTGCTCGGAGTGCTTCGAAATCACTGAAGTCGGCGGGCCGACCATTTCGTTCTTGGCGCCGGATTGGGCATATCCGGGGATTCCAACTCCTGTTACAATCGAAGGACAGAACTTCGATCCCGGTGCAACCGTGACTATTGGGGGACTCATTCCCACCGATCTTGTCATCGAAACAGCCGAAAGGATCACATGTGTCACGCCAGGAACGCTGGGGATCGGTTTTCACGCGGTCAGAGTGACAAATCCGGATGGACAGTATGATCAGTGCACCGGTTGTTTTCAAGTGAAGATTCCGGCGTCTCCTACCGATCTTGTCGTCCATGCCAGCGCAAACGATATCGTCTTAAACTGGCAGCCGTCACCGGAGGCTGGCGCGGAGTATCGAATCTACAGAGACAGTTCGCCTGACGGACTCTTCACAAACATGGTTGGAGATGTCAACGCTACGACGTTCACAGACCACAATGTGCTGAACGAAGCAGCTCAGTCGTATTTCTACATCGTGCGCGCCTACATTCCGTAA
- a CDS encoding sigma-54-dependent Fis family transcriptional regulator, giving the protein MARILVVDDEASSRKVLGVILEEDGHTVQEAGGVNEAYDVFQSRPFDLVITDHRMSDGDGLTLLTKCREFDSEIPVVMLTAFASVEIAVKAMRQGAFDFMTKPFTPDVVRSVIHRAVERKELIRENLLLKREIGRQERSGRIVGNSAAITELKRLIAKVAYTNATILITGETGTGKELVARQIHDESSRNHRPFVAVNCSAFPEQLLESQLFGHEKGAFTGADKTRPGLFEAAHTGTLFLDEAGEMSLPLQARLLRVLTDGQITRVGSTAVRTVDVRIVVATHRDLLAKTKDGTFREDLYYRLAVVPIQVPPLRDRSEDIAPLAEHFLRHVIADAKLPQLRLADDAIAALTAYDFPGNVRELRNLVERASILASGREIDKSLFPVSLQESGLTGKPNVRHPLSAKEWIDTQDGVNLNDTMQEVEKSILCKALDEAGGVQAVAARNLGISRSDIQYKLKKYGIIS; this is encoded by the coding sequence TTGGCACGAATTCTTGTAGTCGACGATGAAGCAAGTTCCCGCAAAGTTTTAGGCGTGATCTTAGAAGAAGACGGTCACACTGTTCAGGAAGCGGGAGGAGTGAACGAAGCGTACGACGTGTTTCAGTCACGGCCCTTTGATCTGGTGATCACGGACCACAGGATGTCGGACGGAGACGGTCTAACTCTGCTCACCAAATGCCGCGAATTTGATTCGGAAATCCCTGTTGTCATGTTGACAGCATTTGCTTCTGTGGAGATTGCGGTAAAAGCAATGCGGCAAGGCGCGTTTGACTTCATGACCAAGCCGTTCACGCCGGATGTTGTTCGCAGTGTAATACACAGAGCCGTCGAGCGAAAGGAACTTATTCGCGAGAACCTGTTGTTGAAACGGGAGATTGGACGCCAGGAACGGTCGGGTCGCATCGTCGGAAACAGTGCTGCCATCACAGAATTGAAGCGCCTAATTGCAAAAGTGGCGTACACAAATGCGACCATTCTTATTACGGGCGAGACCGGTACAGGAAAAGAACTCGTCGCACGGCAAATTCACGACGAGAGCAGTAGAAATCATCGTCCGTTTGTCGCGGTGAACTGCAGCGCTTTCCCAGAGCAGCTGCTTGAAAGCCAGCTATTCGGTCATGAAAAAGGCGCATTCACTGGTGCGGATAAAACAAGGCCTGGACTCTTTGAAGCGGCCCACACAGGTACGCTGTTTCTCGATGAAGCGGGCGAAATGTCGCTGCCCTTGCAGGCGAGACTGCTTCGCGTGCTCACCGACGGCCAAATTACACGCGTGGGCTCCACGGCTGTTCGAACGGTAGATGTCCGCATCGTAGTCGCCACGCATCGCGATCTACTGGCCAAAACAAAAGACGGAACGTTTCGCGAAGACTTATACTATCGGCTTGCGGTTGTTCCAATTCAAGTCCCGCCGTTGCGTGATCGCAGTGAAGATATTGCTCCGCTTGCCGAACATTTCTTGCGGCATGTGATTGCCGACGCGAAACTTCCCCAGTTACGATTGGCGGACGATGCAATCGCGGCCTTGACGGCTTATGATTTCCCGGGCAATGTTCGCGAATTGAGAAACCTTGTCGAGCGCGCAAGTATTTTGGCTTCAGGTAGAGAAATAGACAAAAGTCTATTCCCTGTGTCGCTTCAAGAGTCTGGTCTTACCGGAAAGCCGAATGTGCGGCACCCGTTGTCTGCCAAAGAGTGGATAGACACTCAAGACGGTGTCAACCTCAATGATACAATGCAAGAAGTAGAGAAAAGTATTCTCTGCAAGGCACTCGACGAAGCCGGTGGTGTCCAAGCAGTTGCGGCAAGAAACCTCGGGATTTCCCGCAGCGACATTCAATACAAGCTGAAGAAATACGGGATCATCTCATGA
- a CDS encoding tail fiber domain-containing protein yields the protein MKRLIILLILTTVDICFAIPIITNYQGFLSSPSGIPLDTTVSMGFAIYAQESGGNVLWSESHASVTVTDGLFNVLLGSVTTLSDVFAGDRWLGITIGSDAQMSPRERIVSVAHSYRVGTIDGATGGNVTGNLALSGKATFGAGHTNGGIGSFIIGQNNQTSLDYSFISGLGNSSYGIASSVAGGSNNDLAGDYALIGSGFGNYTDGNYSLVAGGQSNGIEGNHSVLGGGQSNYVTGGHAALLGGSGNNVATDYATLCGGQTNLASGDYSFLGGGRYNKARGDYSVISGGGGSSSIDSNFAGGQYSAVGGGRRNASSDSFTVVAGGYYNRALGVGAVVCGGYNNVADTLYSTIGGGRSNNATGYGSTIGGGAANTADTSFATAGGGWNNDASGYCTFVGGGLSNIADSSYATVGGGRQNEAGARSSVIGGGTSNVVLGTSASICGGSSNTATDIYASVGGGYSNDATGSSSAIAGGSNNVASGYAAAIPGGGSNRAAGSYSFAAGHGAKAIHGGSFVWADDHDDSVYVAVDNRWVARSSGGVYFYTNATMTTGSYLASGSGTWNSVSDSTKKRNIRQVDTKSILEKVSTLPIKQWSYKSQDEGIEHIGPMAQDFWNQFHVGDDSLSISSVDPNGIALAAIQELVKQNEAKDKQISALDARVKQLEETILQFGNLKNSNKQ from the coding sequence ATGAAGAGGCTGATCATTCTGCTCATTCTCACGACTGTGGATATTTGTTTCGCCATCCCGATTATCACCAACTATCAGGGCTTCCTTTCATCTCCAAGTGGAATACCTCTCGATACGACCGTCAGCATGGGGTTTGCAATCTACGCACAAGAAAGTGGCGGCAACGTTCTTTGGTCAGAGTCTCACGCATCCGTCACTGTTACGGATGGACTATTCAATGTTTTGCTTGGTTCAGTGACCACACTGTCTGACGTGTTTGCGGGAGACCGTTGGCTGGGAATCACGATTGGAAGCGACGCGCAGATGTCGCCGCGCGAGCGAATTGTTTCGGTTGCACATTCCTACCGCGTGGGAACTATCGACGGGGCAACCGGTGGAAACGTGACGGGAAATCTCGCTCTTTCCGGCAAGGCAACATTCGGCGCAGGACACACGAACGGTGGAATAGGTTCGTTTATTATTGGACAAAATAACCAAACCTCATTAGACTACTCATTTATCTCTGGGCTCGGAAACTCTTCGTACGGAATCGCAAGTTCTGTGGCCGGCGGCAGCAACAACGATCTAGCCGGAGACTACGCGCTGATTGGAAGCGGTTTCGGGAACTATACGGACGGCAACTACTCATTGGTTGCAGGCGGTCAATCGAACGGCATCGAAGGAAATCATAGCGTTCTCGGAGGAGGTCAGAGCAATTATGTCACGGGTGGCCACGCCGCTTTGTTGGGAGGTTCAGGAAACAACGTGGCAACGGACTACGCCACGCTGTGCGGTGGACAAACAAACCTTGCTTCCGGCGACTACTCGTTTCTTGGGGGAGGCCGCTACAACAAGGCTCGCGGAGATTACTCAGTAATTTCGGGCGGCGGCGGCAGCAGTAGTATTGACAGTAACTTTGCCGGCGGCCAATATTCCGCTGTGGGCGGCGGAAGAAGGAACGCGTCTTCCGACAGCTTCACGGTAGTTGCAGGTGGATACTACAACCGTGCTCTGGGTGTCGGAGCAGTGGTATGCGGCGGATACAATAACGTCGCTGACACTTTATACTCAACCATTGGCGGCGGGCGCAGCAATAACGCTACTGGATACGGTTCGACTATTGGCGGTGGCGCTGCCAATACGGCTGATACGTCCTTTGCAACTGCCGGTGGTGGATGGAACAACGATGCATCAGGTTACTGCACCTTTGTTGGAGGCGGCCTATCAAATATTGCCGATTCGTCTTACGCAACAGTCGGGGGTGGAAGACAGAATGAGGCTGGCGCAAGAAGTTCCGTGATAGGCGGCGGCACCTCCAATGTGGTTTTAGGCACTTCAGCTTCAATTTGCGGAGGTTCCTCCAATACCGCAACCGACATATATGCATCTGTTGGCGGCGGCTATTCCAATGACGCAACCGGCAGCTCGTCTGCGATTGCAGGCGGTTCAAACAATGTTGCCAGCGGATATGCGGCCGCTATACCGGGCGGCGGGTCCAACAGAGCGGCAGGAAGCTACTCCTTTGCCGCGGGGCACGGTGCCAAAGCGATACACGGCGGCAGCTTTGTTTGGGCGGATGATCATGACGACTCTGTTTATGTGGCTGTTGACAATCGTTGGGTTGCCCGTTCATCAGGCGGAGTTTACTTCTACACAAACGCTACGATGACCACTGGCTCCTATCTCGCATCTGGTTCAGGTACGTGGAATTCAGTTTCAGATTCGACCAAGAAAAGAAACATCCGTCAAGTTGACACCAAGAGCATTCTGGAAAAGGTGAGCACATTGCCTATCAAACAATGGAGCTACAAATCACAGGACGAAGGTATCGAACATATCGGCCCCATGGCGCAAGACTTCTGGAATCAATTCCACGTAGGTGACGACAGTCTGAGCATTTCGTCTGTGGATCCCAACGGAATCGCACTTGCTGCGATACAGGAACTTGTCAAGCAGAACGAAGCGAAGGATAAACAGATTTCTGCTCTGGATGCCCGTGTAAAACAGCTTGAAGAAACCATTCTTCAGTTTGGAAACTTGAAAAATTCGAATAAGCAATGA
- a CDS encoding phosphatase PAP2 family protein translates to MKVRFFATPVTESIAVFLLLVAICCSVASATESNGQSRERMLHSDASDFKSATFHMLKAPFCMKRAALLPVACAFTTVFVSSLGDIPARHHTTRISSGWAFEVANVGHAFQSVPVLFGSMGGCYLLGALIGKPGLRRCGLELMEAQLICGIGTQLTKNIVGRDRPYLNTGPTNFRGPSLQNAHHSFFSGDASVAFVQASVLSAELKSVPLAIVLYGLATSTAFQRLYADKHWLSDTVAAAIWGSAVGLGVVHLNRSSKLKGSSLGFSTNSIQFSYGF, encoded by the coding sequence ATGAAAGTACGTTTCTTCGCAACGCCGGTAACTGAGTCCATAGCAGTGTTTCTGCTGTTGGTGGCCATCTGTTGTTCTGTTGCGTCTGCGACCGAAAGCAACGGACAGTCTCGTGAAAGGATGCTTCACTCTGATGCGTCCGATTTCAAGTCAGCCACTTTTCATATGCTGAAGGCACCATTTTGCATGAAACGTGCAGCGCTGTTGCCTGTTGCGTGTGCGTTCACAACAGTCTTTGTCAGTTCGCTCGGAGATATTCCTGCCCGTCATCATACAACCCGGATTAGTTCCGGCTGGGCGTTTGAGGTCGCAAACGTTGGCCACGCGTTTCAAAGTGTCCCGGTCCTTTTTGGCTCAATGGGCGGGTGTTATCTGCTTGGTGCGTTGATCGGAAAGCCGGGACTCAGAAGGTGCGGTTTGGAGTTGATGGAAGCGCAACTCATCTGCGGGATTGGAACGCAGCTCACCAAAAATATCGTGGGCCGCGATCGTCCCTATTTGAACACAGGGCCGACGAACTTCAGAGGACCAAGTCTTCAGAATGCGCATCACTCATTCTTCTCCGGCGACGCGAGCGTGGCATTCGTTCAGGCTTCAGTATTGTCCGCTGAACTGAAGTCCGTGCCGTTAGCAATCGTTCTCTACGGGCTGGCAACATCAACAGCCTTCCAACGGCTTTATGCAGACAAACACTGGTTGTCGGACACGGTCGCGGCGGCTATTTGGGGAAGCGCGGTTGGCTTGGGCGTAGTCCATTTGAACCGCTCCTCCAAGCTAAAAGGATCTTCGTTGGGATTCTCGACAAATTCAATTCAGTTCTCGTACGGATTCTAA
- a CDS encoding T9SS type A sorting domain-containing protein, protein MSIYNTPNFATSVILVVLIVCGAVFAQPDTLWTAQIQETGNPVFYDAVALSTGEFVLSGETNPGFNNSNMLFSRISEEGDVLWTRSYGPAGIDAANAIGELHDGTLVSVGCRNTNNLILIGLASNGDSLWSRSFTSGGATCLNDLVVRSDGTIAAVGTGIGNDGIHSDVLLAIYDPTVDSLIVRTYGSDASESGLTISLKPDGDMIVAGTTTGFGSVDGNIWLLELDSSGGEVSYSVIQHTGADAAYSNVQVESGTILCGKTTVAGQNLGFAISTTEQFDTLWTREFAESSAEVQLRGVTVSRSGNLIAAGWSGASWNTRQCWLVAIESDGTVDWNWLHGTPGSGFYGITDVPAGGYLAFGQLVIGNSRRAYAARIFLSKLTGLVIDNSDGTPVEGAKVSTSEQNIFTTTDSEGRFILAASNGIHDVFIERHCFSKDTLESINIAPDEIRDINVSLLSPGLATSLSSINVFVPNQETIAVPLTISNPADGYLEIEITTVSISPEGDWLSVTPESAVIAAGDSLTVMVQISSENQASGNLDLTGRLILYSNSCPRDTLEIPVFVLLLEAGISPFIPDQFTLSSYPNPFNSSTTLHFNIPQAANIDLSVYSITGQLVQQLANGMRTVGSHEIRFDASDLSSGLYFVKLANENRAVTTKVILLK, encoded by the coding sequence GTGTCAATTTACAACACTCCCAATTTCGCGACGAGCGTTATTCTCGTTGTTCTAATCGTGTGCGGTGCCGTATTTGCCCAGCCGGATACTCTCTGGACTGCACAAATCCAAGAGACAGGCAATCCTGTGTTCTACGATGCAGTGGCTTTGTCAACGGGCGAATTCGTCCTGTCAGGTGAAACCAATCCTGGGTTTAACAATTCGAACATGCTTTTCTCCAGAATTTCAGAAGAAGGAGATGTTCTTTGGACGAGAAGTTACGGTCCTGCCGGTATCGACGCCGCCAATGCAATCGGAGAGCTTCATGACGGAACATTGGTTTCCGTGGGGTGCCGCAATACGAACAACCTGATTCTGATAGGACTCGCTTCCAACGGAGACAGTCTATGGAGTCGCTCATTCACCAGCGGCGGTGCAACCTGCTTAAATGATCTCGTCGTGCGGAGTGACGGCACAATCGCAGCGGTCGGCACGGGGATCGGAAATGACGGCATTCACTCTGACGTCTTGCTCGCGATCTATGATCCCACTGTTGACTCACTTATTGTCCGGACTTATGGTAGTGATGCCTCTGAATCAGGCTTGACGATCTCGCTAAAACCGGATGGAGACATGATTGTTGCTGGGACCACAACCGGATTTGGCAGTGTAGATGGAAATATCTGGCTGCTTGAGCTGGACTCAAGTGGTGGAGAAGTCTCTTATTCTGTGATTCAACACACAGGAGCGGACGCTGCGTACTCCAATGTTCAAGTCGAATCCGGTACTATCCTATGCGGAAAAACAACAGTAGCCGGTCAAAATCTCGGTTTTGCAATAAGTACTACCGAGCAATTCGACACTCTTTGGACGCGCGAATTTGCCGAATCGTCCGCGGAAGTTCAATTGCGTGGCGTCACAGTTTCCCGTTCTGGCAATCTTATCGCAGCGGGATGGTCAGGAGCAAGCTGGAACACACGTCAATGCTGGCTTGTTGCAATCGAAAGTGATGGAACTGTTGACTGGAATTGGTTACATGGAACGCCAGGGAGTGGCTTTTATGGAATAACCGACGTGCCGGCCGGCGGATATCTTGCCTTTGGTCAACTGGTCATTGGAAATTCGCGACGCGCATACGCGGCAAGAATTTTTCTCTCAAAGCTAACGGGACTTGTAATTGACAATTCGGACGGGACTCCCGTCGAAGGCGCAAAGGTTTCGACTTCGGAGCAAAACATTTTTACAACCACGGATTCTGAGGGCAGGTTCATACTCGCAGCTTCAAACGGAATTCACGATGTGTTTATCGAGAGACACTGTTTCTCAAAAGATACGCTTGAAAGCATAAATATCGCGCCAGACGAGATACGCGATATCAATGTCTCATTGCTCTCTCCGGGCTTGGCGACATCCCTCAGTTCAATCAACGTTTTCGTACCTAATCAAGAGACAATCGCCGTACCGTTGACAATATCAAATCCCGCAGATGGCTATCTTGAAATCGAAATCACCACTGTTTCGATTTCACCGGAAGGCGACTGGCTGTCTGTTACACCCGAATCCGCCGTCATTGCTGCTGGTGATTCTCTTACGGTTATGGTGCAAATCTCGTCTGAAAACCAGGCGTCGGGGAATTTAGACCTCACAGGGAGATTGATTCTTTATTCGAACTCATGTCCGCGCGATACACTGGAAATCCCGGTTTTTGTTTTGTTGCTTGAAGCTGGAATATCGCCGTTCATTCCGGATCAATTTACATTGTCTTCGTATCCGAACCCCTTTAACTCAAGCACGACACTCCACTTCAATATCCCACAAGCCGCAAACATTGACCTTTCCGTTTACTCGATTACCGGTCAACTGGTGCAGCAACTGGCGAACGGAATGCGAACCGTCGGAAGTCACGAAATCCGGTTTGACGCGAGTGATTTATCATCAGGTTTGTATTTCGTGAAACTGGCAAACGAGAACCGCGCAGTGACCACCAAAGTCATTCTGCTAAAGTAA